The following coding sequences are from one Cygnus olor isolate bCygOlo1 chromosome 2, bCygOlo1.pri.v2, whole genome shotgun sequence window:
- the ICE1 gene encoding little elongation complex subunit 1 isoform X1 — MMPGETPPPPPAGTAAAAATACANCGILQQNINEYVAALVALKQKLINGDRLLTEYQQKCTELQFAEREISALRCQVEQMLQKILPLEKGQEELGSLKAELEEKKSSLKIYQESQLEYVKIKEEIVKSDAVRKKLEAKVKKLEEAATKHSQDFKLLKTEKKKLEKELKKAQGKLDGVLKEKCRKVKHAETQSSSEDLDLTTDIDKEKIKFLLEELWMCIDSAKGKREKRENDPILASAQDKVRPEKRRLFITEEAVQTHQKIRKRDGKTLHCYSSIESAGKHNSVTALQRHVNTEPFGVDHLENGTAEECLQGCEDKTIHVTMRTDGAYSSSDFSDQEQKGPGGNVMDILNWVRPLPALLSPVQLSPVAEQDMLFGEVTGSSSEEVDCSASAVEYILQEDQVQPQNCCNVFNLNEECNRWNKTCGCSLDAEISHNWSRNEKIDDIDPEMLSKKVRGAETKQAEAATLITNVGTNKDCLEENSVNMETEEMELTKATAHELEAIEEKKGDIKEMHSADGISSTDFMLHSFKPQNQIERCSEVEQTEENVILIKAGGYDSIHEKHGELMKAEGDGLSGEREIPRAVTIPPNVTHLPPEQCVVVLQSTDCEEKSDVLVENEVVENESKDVIKVANTTSDVEESIKPVINGEEITAAIQMQGLCAEANNERELSEVVLSDFSSSKSFCEVECPKDLMVQCDSEGIILETEVYSETMESSAHCQCSEIKHDSEKTLEEQCVHTLQYDMDRKHELETAKVSQCYFSVSAVEGIRHTLSMDGIDKNIAASSSFPKDDGQLKIQDMSITRPESIELAMNVNKESVLEIAKSSELFSSAENEKLLDVREGEYLKVNHTRKKITIFFSKGSRTWKAYLQYQR; from the exons ATGATGCCGGGGGagacgccgccgccgccgccggccggcaccgccgcggccgccgccacGGCCTGCGCGAACTGCGGGATCCTGCAGCAG aatataaatgaatatGTAGCAGCATTAGTTGCACTGAAGCAAAAACTGATCAATGGCGA TCGTTTGCTGACCGAATATCAACAGAAATGCACTG AGCTTCAGTTTGCTGAAAG GGAGATCTCTGCTCTACGTTGCCAAGTGGAGCAGATGCTGCAGAAAATCCTGCCTCTGGAAAAGGGCCAGGAAGAGTTGGGTTCCTTGAAAGCAGagttggaagagaaaaag AGTTCTCTCAAGATTTATCAGGAGAGTCAACTGGAAtatgttaaaattaaagaagaaatagtaaaaaGTGATGCTGT gagaaagaaactgGAAGCAAAAGTGAAGAAACTTGAAG AAGCTGCAACAAAACATAGTCAAGACTTTAAActattgaaaactgaaaagaaaaagcttgaaaaggAACTAAAGAAGGCACAG gGAAAACTTGATGGTGTTCTTAAAGAGAAGTGCAGAAAGG TTAAACATGCAGAGACCCAGAGTTCAAGTGAAGATCTAGATCTTACAACAGATATAGACAAAG aaaaaataaaattcttgttGGAAGAACTCTGGATGTGCATTGAcagtgcaaaaggaaaaagagagaagcgGGAAAATGATCCTATCTTGG cttctgctcAGGATAAGGTACGGCCTGAAAAAAGAAGACTGTTTATTACAGAAG AAGCTGTACAAACCCACCAAAAGATCAGGAAACGTGATGGCAAAACACTACATTGCTATTCTTCAATAGAAAGTGCTGGAAAGCACAACTCTGTAACAGCCCTGCAACGTCATGTGAATACTGAGCCTTTTGGAGTTGACCATCTTGAGAATGGGACTGCTGAAGAATGTCTGCAAGGTTGTGAGGATAAAACTATACATGTGACAATGCGGACAGATGGGGCATACAGTAGTTCAGACTTCTCTGATCAGGAGCAAAAGGGCCCAGGTGGAAACGTGATGGATATACTGAACTGGGTCAGGCCTCTCCCTGCTCTACTTTCTCCAGTACAGCTTTCACCAGTAGCTGAACAG GATATGTTGTTTGGAGAAGTCACAGGTTCCAGCAGTGAAGAAGTTGATTGCAGTGCTTCTGCAGTGGAGTATATTTTACAAGAAGACCAAGTTCAGCCTCAAAATTGTTGTAATGTATTCAACTTGAATGAGGAGTGTAACAGATGGAACAAAACATGTGGATGTAGTCTTGATGCAGAAATTTCACATAACTGGAGTAGGAATGAAAAGATTGATGATATTGATCCAGAGATGTTGAGCAAGAAAGTGAGAGGTGCTGAAACAAAGCAAGCTGAAGCTGCTACTTTAATTACAAATGTGGGAACTAACAAAGATTGTTTGGAGGAGAATTCTGTGAATATGGAAACAGAGGAGATGGAACTAACTAAAGCAACAGCACATGAATTGGAAGCcatagaggaaaagaaaggagatatCAAGGAAATGCACAGTGCAGATGGGATCTCTTCAACTGATTTTATGCTACACAGTTTTAAGCCTCAGAATCAGATAGAAAGATGTAGTGAGGTAGAGCAAACAGAGGAGAATGTGATTTTAATCAAGGCTGGTGGTTATGACAGTATACATGAAAAGCATGGTGAATTAATGAAGGCAGAAGGAGATGGATTatcaggagagagagaaattccCAGGGCAGTAACCATTCCCCCAAATGTTACTCATTTGCCACCTGAACAATGCGTTGTTGTACTTCAAAGTACAGACTGTGAGGAGAAATCTGATGTATTGGTAGAGAATGAAGTGGTTGAAAATGAATCCAAAGATGTAATCAAGGTAGCAAATACAACAAGCGATGTTGAGGAAAGCATAAAACCAGTGATAAATGGAGAGGAAATAACGGCTGCAATACAGATGCAAGGGCTCTGTGCAGAGGCTAATAATGAGAGAGAACTCTCTGAAGTTGTATTGTCTGATTTCAGTAGTTCTAAATCTTTTTGTGAAGTAGAGTGTCCTAAAGACCTAATGGTACAGTGTGATAGTGAGGGAATAATTCTGGAGACTGAGGTATACAGTGAAACTATGGAGAGTTCTGCTCACTGTCAGTGCTCTGAAATAAAGCATGACAGTGAAAAGACACTGGAGGAACAATGTGTGCATACACTACAATATGATATGGACAGAAAACACGAACTGGAGACTGCTAAAGTCTCTCAGTGTTATTTCTCTGTATCTGCTGTTGAAGGAATCAGACATACACTGTCTATGGATGGTATAGACAAAAATATAGCTGCTTCATCAAGCTTTCCAAAAGATGATGGACAGCTCAAAATACAAGACATGAGTATAACCAGACCCGAGTCTATTGAACTAGCCATGAATGTGAACAAAGAAAGTGTTCTTGAAATAGCTAAATCATCAGAGCTATTCAGtagtgcagaaaatgaaaaattactagATGTACGGGAAGGGGAATATTTAAAGGTAAACCATACCAGGAAGAagattacaatatttttttccaagggaagTCGGACTTGGAAAGCATACTTGCAGTACCAAAGATGA
- the ICE1 gene encoding little elongation complex subunit 1 isoform X2 gives MLQKILPLEKGQEELGSLKAELEEKKSSLKIYQESQLEYVKIKEEIVKSDAVRKKLEAKVKKLEEAATKHSQDFKLLKTEKKKLEKELKKAQGKLDGVLKEKCRKVKHAETQSSSEDLDLTTDIDKEKIKFLLEELWMCIDSAKGKREKRENDPILASAQDKVRPEKRRLFITEEAVQTHQKIRKRDGKTLHCYSSIESAGKHNSVTALQRHVNTEPFGVDHLENGTAEECLQGCEDKTIHVTMRTDGAYSSSDFSDQEQKGPGGNVMDILNWVRPLPALLSPVQLSPVAEQDMLFGEVTGSSSEEVDCSASAVEYILQEDQVQPQNCCNVFNLNEECNRWNKTCGCSLDAEISHNWSRNEKIDDIDPEMLSKKVRGAETKQAEAATLITNVGTNKDCLEENSVNMETEEMELTKATAHELEAIEEKKGDIKEMHSADGISSTDFMLHSFKPQNQIERCSEVEQTEENVILIKAGGYDSIHEKHGELMKAEGDGLSGEREIPRAVTIPPNVTHLPPEQCVVVLQSTDCEEKSDVLVENEVVENESKDVIKVANTTSDVEESIKPVINGEEITAAIQMQGLCAEANNERELSEVVLSDFSSSKSFCEVECPKDLMVQCDSEGIILETEVYSETMESSAHCQCSEIKHDSEKTLEEQCVHTLQYDMDRKHELETAKVSQCYFSVSAVEGIRHTLSMDGIDKNIAASSSFPKDDGQLKIQDMSITRPESIELAMNVNKESVLEIAKSSELFSSAENEKLLDVREGEYLKVNHTRKKITIFFSKGSRTWKAYLQYQR, from the exons ATGCTGCAGAAAATCCTGCCTCTGGAAAAGGGCCAGGAAGAGTTGGGTTCCTTGAAAGCAGagttggaagagaaaaag AGTTCTCTCAAGATTTATCAGGAGAGTCAACTGGAAtatgttaaaattaaagaagaaatagtaaaaaGTGATGCTGT gagaaagaaactgGAAGCAAAAGTGAAGAAACTTGAAG AAGCTGCAACAAAACATAGTCAAGACTTTAAActattgaaaactgaaaagaaaaagcttgaaaaggAACTAAAGAAGGCACAG gGAAAACTTGATGGTGTTCTTAAAGAGAAGTGCAGAAAGG TTAAACATGCAGAGACCCAGAGTTCAAGTGAAGATCTAGATCTTACAACAGATATAGACAAAG aaaaaataaaattcttgttGGAAGAACTCTGGATGTGCATTGAcagtgcaaaaggaaaaagagagaagcgGGAAAATGATCCTATCTTGG cttctgctcAGGATAAGGTACGGCCTGAAAAAAGAAGACTGTTTATTACAGAAG AAGCTGTACAAACCCACCAAAAGATCAGGAAACGTGATGGCAAAACACTACATTGCTATTCTTCAATAGAAAGTGCTGGAAAGCACAACTCTGTAACAGCCCTGCAACGTCATGTGAATACTGAGCCTTTTGGAGTTGACCATCTTGAGAATGGGACTGCTGAAGAATGTCTGCAAGGTTGTGAGGATAAAACTATACATGTGACAATGCGGACAGATGGGGCATACAGTAGTTCAGACTTCTCTGATCAGGAGCAAAAGGGCCCAGGTGGAAACGTGATGGATATACTGAACTGGGTCAGGCCTCTCCCTGCTCTACTTTCTCCAGTACAGCTTTCACCAGTAGCTGAACAG GATATGTTGTTTGGAGAAGTCACAGGTTCCAGCAGTGAAGAAGTTGATTGCAGTGCTTCTGCAGTGGAGTATATTTTACAAGAAGACCAAGTTCAGCCTCAAAATTGTTGTAATGTATTCAACTTGAATGAGGAGTGTAACAGATGGAACAAAACATGTGGATGTAGTCTTGATGCAGAAATTTCACATAACTGGAGTAGGAATGAAAAGATTGATGATATTGATCCAGAGATGTTGAGCAAGAAAGTGAGAGGTGCTGAAACAAAGCAAGCTGAAGCTGCTACTTTAATTACAAATGTGGGAACTAACAAAGATTGTTTGGAGGAGAATTCTGTGAATATGGAAACAGAGGAGATGGAACTAACTAAAGCAACAGCACATGAATTGGAAGCcatagaggaaaagaaaggagatatCAAGGAAATGCACAGTGCAGATGGGATCTCTTCAACTGATTTTATGCTACACAGTTTTAAGCCTCAGAATCAGATAGAAAGATGTAGTGAGGTAGAGCAAACAGAGGAGAATGTGATTTTAATCAAGGCTGGTGGTTATGACAGTATACATGAAAAGCATGGTGAATTAATGAAGGCAGAAGGAGATGGATTatcaggagagagagaaattccCAGGGCAGTAACCATTCCCCCAAATGTTACTCATTTGCCACCTGAACAATGCGTTGTTGTACTTCAAAGTACAGACTGTGAGGAGAAATCTGATGTATTGGTAGAGAATGAAGTGGTTGAAAATGAATCCAAAGATGTAATCAAGGTAGCAAATACAACAAGCGATGTTGAGGAAAGCATAAAACCAGTGATAAATGGAGAGGAAATAACGGCTGCAATACAGATGCAAGGGCTCTGTGCAGAGGCTAATAATGAGAGAGAACTCTCTGAAGTTGTATTGTCTGATTTCAGTAGTTCTAAATCTTTTTGTGAAGTAGAGTGTCCTAAAGACCTAATGGTACAGTGTGATAGTGAGGGAATAATTCTGGAGACTGAGGTATACAGTGAAACTATGGAGAGTTCTGCTCACTGTCAGTGCTCTGAAATAAAGCATGACAGTGAAAAGACACTGGAGGAACAATGTGTGCATACACTACAATATGATATGGACAGAAAACACGAACTGGAGACTGCTAAAGTCTCTCAGTGTTATTTCTCTGTATCTGCTGTTGAAGGAATCAGACATACACTGTCTATGGATGGTATAGACAAAAATATAGCTGCTTCATCAAGCTTTCCAAAAGATGATGGACAGCTCAAAATACAAGACATGAGTATAACCAGACCCGAGTCTATTGAACTAGCCATGAATGTGAACAAAGAAAGTGTTCTTGAAATAGCTAAATCATCAGAGCTATTCAGtagtgcagaaaatgaaaaattactagATGTACGGGAAGGGGAATATTTAAAGGTAAACCATACCAGGAAGAagattacaatatttttttccaagggaagTCGGACTTGGAAAGCATACTTGCAGTACCAAAGATGA